The proteins below are encoded in one region of Bremerella sp. P1:
- the trxA gene encoding thioredoxin, with translation MANTFNEDNFDAEVLQSSEPVLVDFWAPWCGPCRQLAPVIDQLATEYEGSVKVGKVDTDQNPNLAVKYGIQSIPTVMIFKNGEVVNQMLGNQPKANLQQALDAAKG, from the coding sequence ATGGCCAACACATTTAACGAAGACAACTTTGATGCCGAAGTCCTGCAATCGAGCGAGCCGGTCTTGGTCGACTTCTGGGCTCCTTGGTGCGGTCCTTGCCGTCAACTGGCACCAGTGATCGACCAACTTGCCACCGAATACGAAGGTTCGGTCAAAGTCGGTAAGGTCGATACCGACCAAAACCCCAACCTGGCGGTGAAGTACGGTATCCAGAGCATCCCGACCGTCATGATCTTCAAGAATGGCGAAGTCGTAAACCAAATGCTCGGCAACCAGCCGAAAGCCAACCTGCAGCAAGCGCTGGACGCCGCCAAAGGCTAA
- a CDS encoding sodium-translocating pyrophosphatase has protein sequence MFFGIWLLVLFASIAALVQAYFFFTGMVQADPGTPTMQRIAGYVREGANAYLAQQYVVVTIFFVAIALVLALLAFVVEVQSRWVPFAFMTGGFFSGLAGWIGMKTATLASSRTAAGAEKSLNQGLQVAFRSGAVMGLTVVGLGLLDIVIWFGVLKWVFDLSLFNITTTMLCFGMGASCQALFARVGGGIFTKAADVGADLVGKVEQGIPEDDPRNPASIADNVGDNVGDVAGMGADLYESYCGSILATAALGVAAFSSPAIASSAGFDNVADAQIRAVFVPMLIAAFGTLLSIVGVYLVRTQEGASQKNLLAALSRGINMATGAVTVVAILICILLMPAVPDASFQLGIAIPGVSLSIIVGLAAGWLIGKWTEYATSDEFPPTKNLAEQSETGPATIIIGGIADGMLSVWPPVIVIAIATLASFGFANGWSFDDPNLFALGLYGVGIAAVGMLSTLGITLATDAYGPIADNAGGNAEMSHLEPIVRERTDALDSLGNTTAATGKGFAIGSAALTALALMAAYVEVVREGFDRWGTSVAAQVEYDTPTKIAPGLVILKEDHDGEDYVYGYLPMPADLRDEKVKDAWKNLGTDGKPAALASDMVQVVKPEQGEPQLMFTETDARFVNVHEASLSDFATYYEANVMNPKVLVGIFIGAMTTFVFCALTMKAVGRAAKGMVEEVRRQFREKPGIMDNTEEPDYATPVEISTKAAQMEMIVPSLLGLITPLAVGFLLGVGGVLGLLVGALTSGFCLAIFMANSGGSWDNAKKYIEAGNHGGKGSDAHKAAVVGDTVGDPFKDTSGPSLNILIKLMSMVSLVVGGFVVRYSLIAMGLF, from the coding sequence ATGTTTTTCGGCATCTGGCTGTTGGTACTTTTTGCGTCGATTGCGGCCCTTGTTCAGGCCTACTTCTTTTTTACCGGCATGGTCCAAGCGGACCCTGGCACTCCGACCATGCAGCGAATCGCCGGTTACGTTCGCGAAGGAGCGAACGCTTACCTGGCTCAGCAGTATGTCGTGGTGACGATCTTCTTCGTGGCGATCGCCTTGGTGCTCGCCCTACTTGCGTTTGTCGTCGAAGTACAAAGCCGCTGGGTCCCTTTTGCGTTCATGACCGGCGGCTTCTTTTCAGGGCTCGCCGGTTGGATCGGCATGAAGACCGCGACGCTGGCCAGCAGCCGTACAGCGGCCGGTGCAGAAAAGTCACTCAACCAAGGTTTGCAAGTCGCATTTCGCAGTGGCGCGGTCATGGGCCTGACGGTCGTTGGCCTGGGGCTGCTCGATATCGTGATCTGGTTTGGCGTGCTGAAATGGGTCTTCGATCTCTCGCTGTTTAATATCACGACAACGATGCTTTGCTTCGGCATGGGAGCCAGTTGCCAGGCACTGTTCGCACGTGTCGGGGGTGGGATCTTTACCAAAGCGGCCGACGTCGGTGCCGACCTGGTAGGTAAGGTCGAACAAGGCATTCCCGAAGACGACCCGCGCAACCCAGCGTCGATTGCCGATAACGTCGGCGACAACGTGGGGGATGTCGCAGGGATGGGTGCCGACCTTTACGAAAGTTACTGCGGAAGTATTCTGGCGACCGCCGCCCTGGGTGTGGCCGCGTTTTCTTCCCCGGCTATCGCTAGTTCGGCCGGCTTCGACAATGTGGCCGACGCACAGATCCGCGCGGTGTTTGTTCCCATGCTGATTGCCGCGTTCGGAACACTTCTCTCGATTGTTGGTGTCTACCTGGTCCGCACGCAGGAAGGCGCATCGCAGAAGAATCTGCTCGCAGCCCTTTCACGCGGGATCAACATGGCCACAGGTGCCGTCACGGTGGTGGCCATCCTGATTTGTATTCTGTTGATGCCTGCGGTACCGGATGCTTCATTTCAGCTTGGCATTGCCATCCCAGGCGTATCGCTGAGTATTATCGTCGGACTCGCAGCCGGATGGCTGATTGGTAAGTGGACGGAATACGCCACGAGCGACGAGTTCCCGCCGACCAAAAACCTTGCCGAACAATCCGAGACCGGACCTGCCACGATCATCATCGGCGGAATCGCCGACGGCATGCTCAGTGTCTGGCCCCCGGTCATTGTGATTGCGATCGCCACGCTGGCCTCGTTCGGTTTTGCCAACGGCTGGAGCTTTGATGATCCCAACTTGTTTGCGTTGGGTCTGTATGGCGTGGGAATCGCGGCGGTCGGTATGCTCAGCACGCTGGGCATCACCCTGGCGACCGATGCTTATGGCCCGATTGCCGACAACGCCGGTGGCAACGCCGAGATGTCTCACCTGGAACCAATCGTCCGTGAGCGAACCGATGCGTTGGATAGCCTCGGCAATACGACCGCAGCCACAGGCAAGGGCTTCGCGATTGGTTCGGCCGCGCTAACCGCTTTGGCCTTGATGGCGGCCTACGTAGAAGTCGTCCGCGAAGGCTTCGATCGCTGGGGAACCAGTGTTGCTGCCCAGGTCGAATACGATACGCCCACCAAGATCGCCCCAGGCCTGGTCATTTTGAAGGAAGATCATGATGGCGAAGACTACGTCTACGGCTACTTGCCCATGCCGGCTGATCTTCGCGACGAAAAGGTCAAAGATGCTTGGAAGAATCTGGGCACAGACGGAAAGCCTGCGGCGCTTGCTTCCGACATGGTTCAGGTCGTCAAGCCGGAGCAGGGGGAACCTCAACTGATGTTCACCGAGACGGATGCACGCTTTGTCAACGTCCACGAGGCCAGCCTCAGCGACTTCGCAACTTACTACGAAGCGAACGTCATGAACCCGAAAGTCCTGGTTGGTATTTTCATCGGTGCGATGACGACGTTTGTCTTTTGTGCGCTGACCATGAAAGCAGTCGGACGCGCGGCAAAAGGCATGGTCGAAGAAGTGCGTCGGCAGTTCCGCGAGAAGCCTGGCATCATGGACAATACCGAAGAGCCAGACTACGCGACCCCGGTCGAGATCAGTACCAAGGCAGCCCAGATGGAGATGATCGTCCCTTCACTCCTCGGGCTGATTACTCCCTTGGCCGTGGGCTTCTTGCTGGGGGTCGGTGGCGTGCTGGGACTTCTGGTGGGTGCCCTGACGAGCGGCTTCTGCCTGGCGATCTTCATGGCCAATAGCGGCGGCAGTTGGGACAATGCAAAGAAGTATATCGAAGCGGGCAATCACGGGGGCAAGGGCAGCGACGCCCACAAGGCGGCGGTCGTCGGTGATACGGTCGGCGATCCGTTCAAAGATACCAGCGGCCCCAGCTTGAACATCCTCATCAAGCTGATGAGCATGGTCAGCCTGGTCGTGGGCGGGTTTGTCGTTCGCTATAGCTTGATCGCGATGGGACTCTTTTAG
- the arsC gene encoding arsenate reductase (glutaredoxin) (This arsenate reductase requires both glutathione and glutaredoxin to convert arsenate to arsenite, after which the efflux transporter formed by ArsA and ArsB can extrude the arsenite from the cell, providing resistance.): MSVTIYHNPRCMKSRQTLARLEEHGIEPKVVLYLETPPDEKTIKGLLKKLGLKAEQLVRKKDHKALGLEQPEDEAGWIAQMAANPKIIERPIVVVGKEARLGRPPESVDEILP, from the coding sequence ATGAGCGTCACGATCTATCACAACCCGCGTTGTATGAAGAGCCGACAGACCTTGGCCCGGCTCGAAGAACACGGCATCGAGCCCAAGGTGGTGCTTTACCTCGAAACGCCGCCAGATGAGAAGACCATCAAGGGACTGCTCAAAAAGCTGGGTCTCAAGGCCGAGCAGCTTGTGCGGAAGAAGGATCACAAGGCCTTGGGTCTGGAACAGCCGGAAGACGAAGCAGGCTGGATCGCCCAGATGGCTGCCAACCCAAAGATCATCGAACGGCCCATTGTCGTGGTCGGCAAAGAGGCTCGCTTGGGACGACCGCCGGAGAGCGTCGACGAAATCCTCCCTTGA